One part of the Vitis riparia cultivar Riparia Gloire de Montpellier isolate 1030 chromosome 6, EGFV_Vit.rip_1.0, whole genome shotgun sequence genome encodes these proteins:
- the LOC117916172 gene encoding serine/threonine-protein kinase GRIK2 produces MFSKDYSIARVTEMGCCGCFGFVRKPKSLSRPGSGSTNCLSQEFLLEEDIEEVDDRSYNGEVSDTAHGDDGELQSRVQRSEEILMLRTQNGMICREFPVKETHKLIRSEDENGNKMINEYVREYKIGSGSYGKVVLYRSLKDGNHYAIKAFHKSHLLKLRVAPSETAMTDVLREVLIMKMLNHPNIVNLIEVIDDPSTDHFYMVLEFVEGKWVCEGSGPPGGIGENTARKYLRDIVSGLIYLHAHNIVHGDIKPDNLLVTRTGTVKIADFSVSQVFEDDNDELRRSPGTPVFTAPECCLGLTYHGKAADTWAVGVTLYCMVLGQYPFLGESLQDTYDKIVNNLLSLPDNMNPQLRNLLEGLLCKDPNERMTLDAVAKHAWVIGEEGPIPQYLCWCRRNILLREDPVGNGKSTLT; encoded by the exons ATGTTCAGTAAGGACTACTCTATTGCTAGAGTGACAGAAATGGGCTGCTGTGGTTGCTTTGGATTTGTGAGAAAACCCAAAAGTTTATCAAGGCCTGGTTCTGGCTCAACCAATTGCCTTTCCCAGGAGTTTTTGTTGGAAGAAGATATAGAAGAAGTTGATGATCGATCATACAATGGTGAGGTTTCTGATACTGCACATGGAGATGATGGTGAGTTGCAAAGCCGTGTCCAACGTTCTGAAGAAATTCTTATGTTGAGAACTCAAAATGGAATGATTTGCCGTGAATTTCCCGTCAAGGAAACACACAAACTTATTCGCTCAGAG GATGAAAATGGGAATAAGATGATCAATGAGTATGTTCGTGAGTACAAGATTGGTTCTGGAAGCTATGGCAAAGTG GTTCTATATCGGAGCCTCAAAGATGGGAATCATTATGCAATTAAG GCCTTTCACAAGTCTCATTTGTTAAAGCTGCGAGTTGCTCCTTCAGAAACAGCTATGACTGATGTTCTTCGGGAG GTTTTGATCATGAAAATGTTGAACCATCCAAATATAGTCAATCTCATTGAGGTGATTGATGACCCAAGCACAGATCACTTCTATATGG ttcTTGAATTTGTGGAAGGCAAATGGGTATGTGAGGGTTCTGGTCCCCCAGGCGGCATAGGAGAAAATACTGCAAGAAAGTACTTGAGAGATATAGTCTCAGGGCTGATTTACCTCCATGCTCAT AATATAGTGCATGGGGACATTAAACCAGACAATCTTTTGGTTACTCGCACTGGTACAGTGAAGATAGCGGATTTTAGTGTCAGCCAGGTATTTGAG GATGATAATGATGAGCTCCGCCGTTCTCCTGGCACTCCTGTTTTTACTGCACCAGAGTGCTGTTTAG GTCTTACCTATCATGGCAAAGCTGCAGACACATGGGCTGTTGGAGTTACCTTGTACTGTATGGTGCTTGGACAATACCCATTTCTTGGAGAATCGCTGCAGGATACGTATGATAAG ATTGTCAATAACCTATTATCTCTCCCGGATAACATGAACCCCCAGTTAAGGAACCTACTGGAGGGGCTTCTCTGCAAAG ACCCAAATGAAAGGATGACGTTGGATGCTGTTGCAAAGCATGCCTGGGTTATCGGAGAAGAAGGGCCAATTCCTCAGTATTTGTGTTGGTGCAGGCGAAATATATTGCTAAGGGAAGATCCTGTTGGAAATGGGAAGAGTACTCTCACATGA